ACGGTCCGACAAAAACGCAGAATTCGCCCGAGTCCACCGCCAGATCGACTCCGCGGATGACTTCCACCGGGCCAAATGACTTTTTCACATTTTTTAATCGTATCTCAGTCATTGAACTCCCCTTATTTCCTATCGACTGCGCATTGCTGCGGCTTGTTTCGGTTCGGCCCGCTGCATGCGGAGCGGCGGGTGTCCATTCAGAATTTTGCTGATATCGTCCAGCATTGCATCACGGAGCCGGATATATGATGCTTCGATCCCGCCGGCCAGCTGTGCGGAAAAAAGTGTATTGCCGGCCCGGCGCCAGGGGCTGTCCTTCGGTGCCGGTTCTTCCGGAAATACGTCCACAACAGCGCGAAAGGCTCCTGAGCTGGCAAGATCCAGGAAGGCTTCGAAATCGACAATCTCCGCTCGCGAGACCAAGACTACTGTGGCGTCCTGGCGTATTTTGGATAGCAGCGCGCGGGTCAGGAAACCCTCGTTTTCAGTGGTCACCCCTGCCAGCAGGAACAGCACGTCGGATTGCGATATCGCCTGATCGAGATCCGCCGGCTCAACCTCTTCAGAACGCAGGTACTCGTCCGATAGCCAAGGGTCGTGGACGCTTAGGCTGACGTCGAAGGGGCGGAGCAAAGGGGTCAATGCGCGGCCAAGGTTGCCATAACCCACCATCGCGACTTCGGCGCCAAAGAGCGACTTGGCCCGCTGATTTCCAGCGATGCCATAGGACTCTTTTCCTGTGCGGAAGAGTAAGTCAGCATCGTTAAGACCGCGCAATGAGGTAATGGCCTGTCCCAGGCAATATTCTGCTACCGCCGGGGCCATCGCCGGAGCGGCCGACAAAACGTGAATTCCGCGCGACTGGCATTCTTCGTAATCGATATTCGCCTCCCAGTTTGCCTTCACATTGAGTATCGCGCGGAGGTTCCGCGCGCGTTCCAGGCGCGCACGGTCCATCGCCGTCTGACCGATCAGGATGGTCATCCGGTCAAGATTGGCCTCTACCAGATCGTCGGGTGCGCGTGACCCCCAATGGGCGACGACATCGCCCAGCCGATCGAGTTCCGCCGCGCAATCGGGCGTGTAGACCATAGCCTCGTTGCGCGGATACGGGTCCATGAAGATCAGGGGTCTGATCATTTCATCCCCGTTGAGGCAATGCCGGTGGTGATGAATCTCTGAAGGAATGCAAAGACCAGCGTCACCGGAATCAGCGTAACCACCGTCATCGCCAGAATGTAATGCCATTGCACGTCCAACTCGCCCTGAAAGGCGTTCAGCCCCACCTGTAATGTGTAGACTTCGGAGCGGTTCAGTACGATCAGGGGCCAGAGGAATTCATTCCACCGCCACATAATTGAAAAGATCGCCAGAACCGCGATTGCCGGCATTGTCAGCGGCAGGACGACCTTCCAGTAGATCCTCCACTCGCTGGCCTTGTCCATCCGCGCAGCCTCGATCAACTCCTTGGGAATGGTCAGCATGTATTGGCGCAACAGGAATACCCCTGTCGGCGTTGCAGCCCCGGGCAGGATCACCGCCCATAGCGAGTTGATCATGCCCATCGAGGTCACCACCAGATAGACCGGCACCAGAATTACCGTGATCGGGATCATCAGTGTTCCGATCACGAACAGCATGATCGCATTGCGGCCCCGGAATTCGTAGATCGCAAGACCGAAGGCCGCCATGGAATTGATGAGCAGGGTCACCAGAGTCGCAATTGCGGTCACAACCACCGAATTGTAGAGATATCTGGTGAAGTCGAACCGCTCCAGCGGGTCTCGGTAGTTGTCCCAGGCCATACGGAATTCGCGCACCTCAGAGCGCTGATCGATCGGAACTTGAATTGTTTCACCCGGATTCTGAGGGTCAACCATCTGGCTGACGATCCCGATGCGGCGAATCTGGGC
The Parvularculales bacterium DNA segment above includes these coding regions:
- a CDS encoding NAD(P)-dependent oxidoreductase; this encodes MIRPLIFMDPYPRNEAMVYTPDCAAELDRLGDVVAHWGSRAPDDLVEANLDRMTILIGQTAMDRARLERARNLRAILNVKANWEANIDYEECQSRGIHVLSAAPAMAPAVAEYCLGQAITSLRGLNDADLLFRTGKESYGIAGNQRAKSLFGAEVAMVGYGNLGRALTPLLRPFDVSLSVHDPWLSDEYLRSEEVEPADLDQAISQSDVLFLLAGVTTENEGFLTRALLSKIRQDATVVLVSRAEIVDFEAFLDLASSGAFRAVVDVFPEEPAPKDSPWRRAGNTLFSAQLAGGIEASYIRLRDAMLDDISKILNGHPPLRMQRAEPKQAAAMRSR
- a CDS encoding carbohydrate ABC transporter permease, which encodes MPDISAKPVRTIGSLLTARRGGKGRLHWTDVFTYFYLAFGIFLMFGPVVWLVLSSFKTSSALLEFPPTFLPLGQIEVQVEGYEKPLPLYEVKQEDGTVTQLAQIRRIGIVSQMVDPQNPGETIQVPIDQRSEVREFRMAWDNYRDPLERFDFTRYLYNSVVVTAIATLVTLLINSMAAFGLAIYEFRGRNAIMLFVIGTLMIPITVILVPVYLVVTSMGMINSLWAVILPGAATPTGVFLLRQYMLTIPKELIEAARMDKASEWRIYWKVVLPLTMPAIAVLAIFSIMWRWNEFLWPLIVLNRSEVYTLQVGLNAFQGELDVQWHYILAMTVVTLIPVTLVFAFLQRFITTGIASTGMK